Within the Maridesulfovibrio zosterae DSM 11974 genome, the region GTGACCTGCGTTCTCCATAAGAATTTCGCCTCGAATACCTATTTCATTAATGGTGATACGATCCCATTCAGACATTTCCAGCGGAGTGGGTAATGGAGAAAACATAAGATGCTCCTTGTAGGAGTTAGTGTGTTAAACACATTTTAACTAAGTTGTAGATACAATTGGTTATTTTTCTAAAATAACAACAGCTGCTGCGGTGTCACGGCCATGAGTTATGGAAAGATGAATGCTTTGCACACCCATTTCACTACTGCGCGCTAAAGCCTTACCTCGAAAAATAAGCTCGGGGGCACCTGAATTTAATCTGGAAATCTGGATACATTGGAAAGTTATTCCTTCAGCAAAACCTGTTCCCAGTGCTTTTACAGCAGCTTCTTTTGCTGCAAAGCGTGCAGAAACGTAAGGTACAGGATTTTTATCTGGAACAAGTTGCATCTCTTCTTCTGTAAGAATTTTTTTTATAAAGCGCTCACCAAATTTTTCCAGCGAGCGCTTTATGCGGTCGAGTTCAGTAATATCAATTCCAAGACCAATAATCATAATTTAGTTCACAAAAGTTCTGATGAGTTTAAGCATGTCACGTACAGCACGGTCAATCCCGAGATAGATAGCGCGAGCCATAATGGAATGACCAATAGAGTATTCACAAATACCGGGAACCTCAGCAAAATCAAGAATATTGGTGTAATTCAAGCCGTGTCCGAGATTCACTTTAAGTCCAAGGTCCTGACACAATTTAATGCCGTCAATTATTCTAGATAACTCATTTTTTTGATCAATGCGTGTCTTTGCATCTGCAAAATGCCCAGTATGAATTTCAACATATTCAGCACCGATAGCTTTAGAAGCTTTAATCTGGTCTGGGTCTGCATCTATAAAAAATGAAGATCCAATGCCTTGCTCGTGAAGAGGGGCCAGATATTCAATAAGTCTTTTTTCCTGACCGATACAGTTTAAACCGCCTTCAGTGGTGAGTTCTTCACGTTTTTCTGGTACGAGGCATACTGTGGCAGGTTTTATACGCAGCGCAATCTGTTGCATTTCTTCTGTTGCCGCCATTTCAAAATGAAAATCAGTTTGAATAGTCTGGCTGATGAGATTTATATCTCGGTCTTGTACATGTCTGCGGTCTTCGCGTAGATGCATTATGATTCCTGCTGCGCCAGCAAGTTCACACATAGCTGCGGCAGTTACTGGATCTGGTTCAATGCCAAGGCGTGCTTGGCGGATAGTGGCAACGTGGTCTACATTGACGCATAAGACTGGCATATTTATATCCTCCGATAACTTATGTCATGATTTTTTGCCGTTTTTTGAATAAAATATTAGTGGTGTATTTACTTGTTACGGCTTGGTAGACTTACAATATAATTAATGTTCATGGTTGGCAACCGTCATCTCTTTGTAACCCCTGAATAGTTGACAATAAAATAGTATTGGAGTTATCGGCTCAGTAACTAAGCAAATGAGATTGGCAAATAGAAATTGCCGTCAAATTATAAATGAAATTAATCATCGAGAGAATTACTAATGAATATTTGTATAGTAGGGACCGGCTATGTAGGCTTGGTCAGTGCAGCTTGTTTTGCTGAGATGGGTAACCATGTCTGGTGTGTGGATAATAATCCTAATGTAGTAGAGACCCTTAAACAGGGTAAAATTCATATTTTTGAGCCAGGGCTTGAAGATTTAGTTAAACGTAATTTTGAGGATGAAAGACTCTTTTTTACCACTGATCTTAAAGAAGGACTTGATAAGGCAAAATTTGTTTTTATTACTGTTGGAACTCCTTGTAGTTCTGACGGTAGTTGTGATTTGCGCTATGTTGAAACTGTTGCCCGTGAAATAGGTCAGGGAATGACTACCCCCAAGATTGTTGTTGATAAATCTACGGTTCCTGTTGGAACTGCGGATAAAGTTCGTGCAATAATTAATCAGGAACTGGATAAAAGAGGCCTCAAAATTGAATTTGATGTCGCATCTAATCCTGAGTTTTTGAAAGAAGGTGATGCCGTCAGTGATTTTATGAAACCTGACCGTGTTGTTGTCGGAACTGAAAGCGAGGGCACACGTAAAGCTTTTGAAACTTTGTACGCTCCTTATGCGCGCAGCAGAGAAAAACTTATTTTTATGGGTACCCGCAGTGCTGAAATGACCAAGTATGCGGCAAATTGTATGCTTGCTACCAAAATTTCGTTTATCAATGAAATCTCCGGTATTTGTGAAAAAGTAGGCGCTAAC harbors:
- a CDS encoding holo-[acyl-carrier-protein] synthase — protein: MIIGLGIDITELDRIKRSLEKFGERFIKKILTEEEMQLVPDKNPVPYVSARFAAKEAAVKALGTGFAEGITFQCIQISRLNSGAPELIFRGKALARSSEMGVQSIHLSITHGRDTAAAVVILEK
- a CDS encoding pyridoxine 5'-phosphate synthase; its protein translation is MPVLCVNVDHVATIRQARLGIEPDPVTAAAMCELAGAAGIIMHLREDRRHVQDRDINLISQTIQTDFHFEMAATEEMQQIALRIKPATVCLVPEKREELTTEGGLNCIGQEKRLIEYLAPLHEQGIGSSFFIDADPDQIKASKAIGAEYVEIHTGHFADAKTRIDQKNELSRIIDGIKLCQDLGLKVNLGHGLNYTNILDFAEVPGICEYSIGHSIMARAIYLGIDRAVRDMLKLIRTFVN
- a CDS encoding UDP-glucose dehydrogenase family protein, with protein sequence MNICIVGTGYVGLVSAACFAEMGNHVWCVDNNPNVVETLKQGKIHIFEPGLEDLVKRNFEDERLFFTTDLKEGLDKAKFVFITVGTPCSSDGSCDLRYVETVAREIGQGMTTPKIVVDKSTVPVGTADKVRAIINQELDKRGLKIEFDVASNPEFLKEGDAVSDFMKPDRVVVGTESEGTRKAFETLYAPYARSREKLIFMGTRSAEMTKYAANCMLATKISFINEISGICEKVGANVREVRMGIGSDHRIGYYFIYPGVGYGGSCFPKDVKALINTAKEVGANPELVKAVDSVNNRQKKVLASKVLDYFDPQGGVKGKTLALWGLAFKANTDDMRESSALSIISELTAAGMKIRAFDPVAHEKAAEILRDNDLVEIVHNQYDVLEGADALAVVTDWNQFRNPDFETIKKSLVAPLIFDGRNLYDPISMGENGFAYFCIGRRPVGK